The following are from one region of the Polyangiaceae bacterium genome:
- a CDS encoding PAS domain S-box protein: MNRGPRPLRPLFAALGILVAGLALSLLLAEQQKQHNESIARERFQRLSDHALNSIQQRVHLYEYGLRGARGAVVAQEPTRITREQFIAYSRTRDIDLEFPGARGMGVIWRVPQTDEKSFVESARHNGLADFKVSELAPNREERYVIEYIEPAWRNQQAVGLDIGSESRRREAATRAMLEGRAILTAPITLVQATGNPLQSFLLLLPIYEPGKASRTLAERQRACIGWSYAPLVMAEVLEDVTLGEEVAVTLRDAATRDEAPFFAAGDADLTQTRLHTTKQFEMFGRTWEAELQPTPHFTEHLELTSPGLVALISSLITLLLSGLAYQVARTRQRDAIIRAEQDLRAAIVETSPDAIIGESLDGIVIQWNRGAERLFGYSAREAIGKPLAQLILNEEQAREDAGLCRRVAQGQQVPAFEAVRKTRLGALIDVSIAVSGIHTDPRGGRFFTKTLRDIRETKRAERAIRALNHDLEDQVSERTQKLNATLHDLENILDALPSLVSYWDRDLKNRFANRVFKDWFGLDPLTLPGKHILEVMGERAKEILPAFEAALRGEPQVLERHLVDPQGKKVSSVLRLIPDFKDGEVIGFYAMAFDITPQVEARLQLAQASRDNQALLGTIHELAIVSVTDRKGRIIDANPKFCEISGYTREELVGQTHAIINSGEHDAAFWRDLWRTIAAGKPWRGIVCNRNKDGSLYWVDSMVAPFIGADGKIQKYVSIRFDITERYQIEHALLAAHERAGLATDSAGIGIFERDITSGSLVWDDWMYRLYGREVGDAEPQEIWAQALHPDDAKRVLLEVGQAVASADSFDSEFRIIRPNGEVRHLKASAKITRDADGKALRMVGVNFDITARKRAELDLLDAKGKAERANQVKGQFLANMSHEIRTPMNAVMGLTFLLGQTALDAEQAGLLKKMQKASKSLLALINDVLDMSKIEAGELSVEHVPFDLHASLEELCDLAQVQAETKHISMTLSIDASVPQGIVGDITKINQILNNLVSNAIKFTERGGVSLRVSAENLEHNAVQLVFEIQDTGMGMTPSIQAKLFQPFVQADASTTRRFGGSGLGLSIVKRLAELMGGGVVLESELGKGSRFRVSFPVERADLPSVPLQLTQLPETAASLQNVRALVVDDSDTNLFVARRILEQQGASVSLATNGREAVDLLRANPEGFDIVLMDVQMPELDGRAATRMIRKELKLELPVIALTAEVRTVERKRALRSGMDDFVSKPFEARELIRAIQRQLYGRGTLSSLPANDADSRWPTLREIDVAEAKLRLSGDFELFKDLIGRFLEEHTHAPSASHPQTEAGRDALAKQLHKLKGAAGAFGAKSVHQLATRAEASCLETEDVHTDLLLTALEQAVTSLRGEISEYLAGPTPEATRTSELDRETDWSALEDFLRLLELQDFTSLARFEELQADIASALGPTGTQELKSELQGLDFNAASNRLRRAIPTEHRASA, encoded by the coding sequence GTGAACCGAGGGCCGCGACCCCTACGTCCGCTGTTCGCCGCGCTCGGGATCTTGGTCGCTGGCCTCGCGCTCTCGCTCCTGCTGGCGGAGCAGCAAAAACAACACAACGAGTCCATCGCACGGGAGCGCTTTCAACGGCTCAGCGACCACGCCCTGAACAGCATCCAGCAGCGGGTGCACCTCTACGAGTACGGTTTGCGAGGCGCGCGAGGCGCCGTGGTAGCTCAAGAGCCCACGCGCATCACGCGTGAGCAGTTCATTGCCTACAGCCGCACCCGCGACATCGACCTGGAGTTCCCCGGGGCGCGGGGCATGGGGGTGATCTGGCGGGTACCCCAGACCGACGAGAAGTCCTTTGTTGAATCCGCGCGGCATAATGGCTTGGCAGACTTCAAAGTCTCGGAGCTGGCACCGAATCGCGAAGAACGCTACGTGATCGAGTACATCGAGCCCGCCTGGCGCAACCAGCAAGCAGTTGGGCTCGACATCGGTTCTGAGTCCCGGCGCCGCGAAGCCGCTACCCGCGCCATGCTGGAAGGGCGGGCGATCCTCACGGCGCCGATCACTTTGGTGCAAGCGACTGGCAACCCGCTGCAGTCGTTCCTGTTGCTGCTGCCCATCTATGAGCCTGGCAAAGCCAGCCGGACGCTGGCAGAGCGCCAGCGGGCATGCATCGGCTGGTCCTACGCTCCGTTGGTGATGGCCGAGGTGCTCGAGGACGTCACCCTTGGCGAAGAAGTAGCAGTCACGCTGCGAGACGCAGCGACCCGCGACGAAGCTCCCTTCTTCGCGGCTGGGGACGCGGACCTCACCCAGACTCGCCTCCATACGACCAAGCAGTTCGAGATGTTCGGCCGGACCTGGGAAGCAGAGCTGCAACCGACGCCCCACTTCACGGAGCACCTGGAGCTCACGAGCCCGGGCCTGGTCGCGCTAATCAGCAGCTTGATCACCCTCCTGCTCAGCGGACTCGCCTACCAGGTGGCACGCACTCGGCAGCGTGATGCCATTATCCGTGCGGAACAGGATTTGCGTGCCGCGATCGTGGAGACCTCCCCGGATGCGATCATCGGCGAGTCCCTGGACGGCATCGTCATCCAGTGGAACCGGGGCGCTGAGCGGCTGTTCGGCTACAGCGCGCGGGAGGCGATCGGCAAGCCATTGGCTCAGTTGATCCTGAACGAAGAGCAGGCTCGCGAGGACGCCGGGTTGTGCAGGCGGGTGGCGCAGGGCCAGCAAGTGCCGGCGTTCGAGGCGGTGCGCAAGACGAGGCTCGGCGCGCTGATCGACGTCTCGATAGCCGTCTCCGGCATACACACCGACCCACGCGGTGGACGCTTCTTCACCAAGACCTTGCGCGACATCCGCGAGACGAAGCGAGCGGAGCGAGCTATCCGCGCGCTGAACCACGACCTAGAGGATCAGGTCTCGGAGCGCACACAGAAGCTGAACGCCACGCTCCACGACCTGGAGAACATCCTGGATGCGCTGCCATCGCTCGTGTCGTACTGGGACAGAGACCTCAAGAACCGCTTCGCGAACCGAGTGTTCAAGGACTGGTTCGGGCTCGATCCGCTGACGCTACCAGGCAAGCACATCCTGGAGGTGATGGGTGAGCGAGCCAAGGAGATCCTACCCGCGTTCGAGGCGGCCCTGCGCGGTGAGCCCCAGGTCCTCGAACGTCATCTCGTAGATCCACAGGGCAAGAAGGTATCCAGCGTCCTGCGCCTGATACCCGACTTCAAAGACGGCGAGGTCATCGGCTTCTACGCGATGGCCTTCGACATCACGCCTCAGGTCGAAGCGCGGCTACAGTTGGCACAAGCCTCGCGTGACAACCAAGCCTTGCTCGGCACGATTCACGAGCTCGCGATCGTGTCGGTGACCGATCGCAAGGGGCGCATCATCGACGCGAACCCCAAGTTCTGCGAGATCTCCGGCTACACCCGTGAAGAACTGGTCGGCCAGACCCACGCCATCATCAACTCCGGTGAGCACGACGCTGCGTTCTGGCGCGACCTCTGGCGCACGATTGCCGCTGGTAAGCCCTGGCGCGGGATCGTGTGTAACCGCAACAAAGACGGCAGCCTGTACTGGGTGGATAGCATGGTGGCTCCGTTCATCGGTGCCGACGGCAAGATCCAAAAGTACGTGTCGATCCGCTTCGACATCACCGAGCGCTATCAAATCGAGCACGCGCTGCTCGCAGCCCACGAGCGCGCCGGACTGGCAACCGACAGTGCCGGCATTGGCATCTTCGAGCGCGACATCACGAGCGGGTCGCTGGTCTGGGACGACTGGATGTATCGCCTCTACGGGCGTGAAGTCGGAGATGCTGAACCCCAAGAGATCTGGGCACAGGCTCTACATCCAGACGACGCCAAACGCGTGTTACTGGAGGTAGGTCAGGCCGTCGCCAGCGCAGACAGCTTTGACAGCGAGTTCCGTATCATCCGGCCGAATGGTGAAGTTCGTCACCTCAAGGCATCCGCGAAAATCACCCGAGACGCAGACGGCAAGGCCCTGCGCATGGTGGGCGTCAACTTCGATATCACCGCGCGGAAGCGCGCGGAGCTCGACCTCTTGGATGCCAAGGGCAAGGCCGAGCGGGCGAATCAGGTCAAGGGACAGTTCCTCGCCAATATGAGCCACGAGATCCGCACGCCGATGAACGCGGTGATGGGCCTCACCTTCCTCCTCGGTCAGACAGCGCTCGATGCCGAGCAAGCCGGCCTGCTCAAGAAGATGCAGAAGGCGAGCAAGTCGCTGCTAGCCCTGATCAACGACGTGCTGGACATGTCCAAGATCGAGGCGGGCGAGTTGAGCGTCGAGCACGTCCCGTTCGACCTGCACGCGTCGCTCGAGGAGCTGTGTGACCTCGCTCAGGTTCAGGCAGAAACCAAACACATCTCCATGACCCTGAGCATCGACGCATCAGTTCCTCAGGGCATCGTGGGGGACATCACCAAGATCAACCAGATCTTGAACAACCTGGTTTCCAACGCGATCAAGTTCACGGAACGCGGCGGAGTCAGCTTGCGGGTGAGCGCGGAGAACTTGGAGCACAACGCGGTTCAGCTGGTGTTCGAAATCCAAGACACCGGCATGGGGATGACACCCTCCATTCAGGCCAAGCTGTTCCAACCCTTCGTTCAGGCGGATGCTTCGACGACACGCCGCTTTGGGGGCAGCGGGCTCGGCCTGTCCATTGTCAAGCGCCTCGCGGAGTTGATGGGCGGCGGCGTGGTCCTTGAGAGCGAACTGGGCAAAGGCAGCAGGTTCCGCGTCAGCTTCCCAGTGGAGCGCGCTGACTTGCCGTCTGTTCCGCTGCAGCTGACTCAGTTACCGGAAACTGCCGCCTCTCTGCAGAACGTGCGTGCGCTAGTCGTCGACGACAGCGACACGAACCTATTCGTCGCGAGGCGCATCCTGGAACAGCAGGGGGCGAGCGTCTCACTCGCGACCAACGGCCGAGAGGCAGTGGATCTGCTGCGCGCCAATCCAGAAGGCTTCGACATCGTGCTGATGGACGTGCAGATGCCGGAGCTCGATGGTCGAGCCGCCACGCGCATGATCCGCAAGGAACTAAAGCTCGAGCTGCCCGTGATCGCGCTCACAGCAGAAGTGCGCACAGTCGAACGTAAGCGTGCGCTACGTTCAGGCATGGACGACTTCGTCAGCAAGCCGTTCGAGGCGCGAGAACTCATCCGGGCTATTCAGCGGCAGCTGTACGGGCGCGGGACGTTGAGCTCCCTACCAGCCAACGATGCCGACAGCCGGTGGCCAACGCTCCGGGAGATCGACGTCGCTGAGGCCAAGCTGCGCCTGAGCGGCGACTTCGAGCTATTCAAAGACCTGATCGGCCGCTTCCTCGAGGAGCACACCCACGCGCCCAGCGCGTCTCACCCCCAGACCGAAGCAGGCCGCGACGCCCTGGCAAAGCAGCTCCACAAGCTGAAGGGAGCGGCGGGTGCCTTCGGTGCGAAATCGGTGCACCAGCTCGCGACACGGGCGGAAGCCTCTTGCCTCGAGACGGAGGACGTCCACACCGATCTGCTGCTCACCGCGCTGGAGCAGGCCGTGACCAGTCTACGGGGGGAAATCTCCGAGTACCTTGCGGGTCCGACTCCAGAGGCGACTCGCACCTCCGAGCTAGACCGGGAGACCGACTGGAGCGCGCTGGAAGACTTCTTGCGCCTGCTGGAGCTGCAAGACTTCACCTCACTCGCGCGCTTCGAGGAGCTGCAAGCGGACATCGCAAGCGCGCTCGGGCCGACGGGCACTCAAGAGCTGAAGAGTGAGCTCCAGGGCCTGGACTTCAACGCCGCCTCGAACCGTCTCCGCAGGGCAATACCCACAGAGCACCGAGCCTCGGCGTAG
- a CDS encoding diguanylate cyclase, whose protein sequence is MDLPRILIVDDDPGAIHILARLLSGIAALSVATTGADALRIAAETPPDLILLDAEMPGMNGFEVCAALKQEPALAHIPVIFVTSHKDEDFEVTGFDAGAADFIGKPINPRLVLVRVQNQLNVKRMGDQLRRNANTDGLTGLFNRAWLDHALTTEWRRARRSREPLSMLLIDVDHFKLYNDHYGHPAGDRCLQAVAEALQEVCRRPADTAARFGGEEFAVLLADTDERGAEVVAQKLLAAIASLGLEHGRSPTSPLVSVSVGMATWDPRPFGSLRPPDESDVEIAAFIERADRGLYAAKHAGRARACWAPETDEVKATGT, encoded by the coding sequence ATGGACCTCCCTCGCATCCTAATCGTGGACGACGATCCCGGCGCGATCCACATCTTGGCTCGTCTGCTCTCGGGGATCGCCGCGCTGAGTGTGGCGACGACGGGCGCCGACGCCCTGCGCATCGCCGCAGAGACACCGCCAGATCTGATCCTGCTTGACGCAGAAATGCCGGGAATGAACGGCTTCGAGGTGTGCGCCGCACTGAAGCAGGAGCCGGCGCTCGCGCACATCCCGGTGATCTTCGTGACCTCGCACAAGGACGAGGACTTCGAGGTCACCGGCTTCGACGCCGGTGCGGCGGACTTCATCGGCAAACCGATCAACCCGCGCCTGGTGCTCGTACGCGTGCAGAACCAGCTGAACGTCAAACGCATGGGCGATCAGCTGCGCCGGAACGCGAACACAGATGGCCTGACCGGGCTGTTCAATCGGGCTTGGCTGGATCACGCGCTGACGACGGAGTGGCGTAGAGCCCGTCGCAGTCGCGAGCCGCTCTCCATGCTGCTGATCGACGTCGACCACTTCAAACTCTACAACGACCACTACGGACACCCAGCTGGAGATCGCTGCTTACAAGCCGTGGCGGAGGCACTACAGGAAGTCTGCCGTCGCCCCGCGGATACGGCCGCGCGCTTTGGTGGCGAAGAGTTCGCCGTCTTGTTGGCCGATACCGATGAACGCGGCGCGGAGGTCGTCGCACAGAAGTTGCTCGCCGCCATCGCGTCCCTCGGGCTGGAACACGGGAGGTCCCCCACGTCGCCGCTGGTGTCCGTGAGCGTCGGGATGGCAACCTGGGATCCGCGCCCTTTCGGTAGCCTCAGGCCGCCCGATGAGTCTGACGTAGAAATCGCAGCATTCATCGAACGCGCAGACCGCGGCCTGTACGCAGCCAAGCACGCCGGTAGAGCCCGTGCTTGCTGGGCTCCCGAAACCGACGAAGTGAAGGCTACCGGGACGTGA
- a CDS encoding antibiotic biosynthesis monooxygenase produces MVKVGLLATIKAKPGKEAAVTELLSGAVALANQEAKTVVWFSFRIDDSSFGVFDAFADESGRKAHLEGEIAKALMAKAEELLAEPPSIKPVDLLGVKLSA; encoded by the coding sequence ATGGTCAAAGTCGGACTACTCGCAACCATCAAGGCCAAGCCCGGTAAGGAAGCCGCCGTCACAGAGCTGCTCTCGGGTGCTGTCGCGCTCGCCAATCAAGAAGCCAAGACGGTGGTCTGGTTCTCGTTTCGTATCGACGACTCCAGCTTTGGCGTCTTTGACGCGTTCGCCGACGAGAGCGGCCGCAAGGCGCACCTCGAGGGTGAGATCGCCAAGGCCTTGATGGCAAAGGCAGAGGAACTCCTCGCGGAACCGCCGAGCATCAAGCCCGTGGACCTCTTGGGGGTCAAGCTCAGCGCCTGA
- a CDS encoding helix-turn-helix domain-containing protein, whose product MRIDVLVLDGVFDLGLAALLDTLKTANELAPNVPGPRVRFDVRTLGLRGDVHTALGFRVPVVALKQEARASVVLLPALGCKTPETICEALERSDVSEACAWLRQRYSERARLLAACTGTFVLAETGLLDGGSATTTWWLGPTFRKRFPEVKLDDSTMVVENGRCVTAGAALAHLDLALWLVRSKSPTLATLVSRYLLVEARSTPALHAIPDQLAHADPLVEAFERWARGHIAEQLSVEDAARAIGTSVRTLARRTQRVLGRSPLGFVQDLRVEQAIHRLRTTDASVDDIAREVGYLDGVTLRNLLRKKTGRGVRELRRLWPD is encoded by the coding sequence ATGCGCATCGATGTGCTCGTCCTGGATGGGGTGTTCGACCTGGGCCTGGCGGCGCTGCTGGACACGTTGAAGACCGCGAATGAACTGGCGCCCAACGTGCCCGGACCGCGAGTACGCTTCGACGTGCGTACGCTGGGGCTGCGCGGAGACGTGCATACCGCGCTTGGCTTCAGGGTGCCTGTCGTTGCCTTGAAGCAAGAGGCCCGGGCGAGTGTGGTGCTGCTCCCGGCCCTGGGTTGCAAGACGCCGGAGACGATCTGCGAGGCGCTCGAACGCAGCGACGTGAGTGAGGCGTGCGCCTGGCTCCGTCAACGCTACTCGGAGCGCGCGCGCCTGCTTGCGGCTTGCACGGGTACCTTCGTGCTCGCCGAGACGGGCCTGTTGGATGGTGGAAGCGCCACGACGACCTGGTGGCTCGGGCCAACGTTCAGGAAACGTTTCCCTGAGGTAAAGCTCGACGACTCGACGATGGTGGTGGAGAACGGTCGCTGCGTCACGGCGGGAGCTGCGCTGGCGCACCTCGACCTCGCGCTGTGGCTCGTGCGCAGCAAGAGCCCGACGTTGGCCACGTTGGTGTCGCGCTACTTGCTGGTCGAGGCGCGTTCCACCCCGGCGCTGCACGCCATCCCGGATCAACTTGCTCATGCGGATCCCCTGGTGGAGGCCTTCGAGCGCTGGGCGCGGGGACACATTGCTGAGCAGCTCTCAGTGGAAGATGCGGCGAGAGCCATCGGCACGAGCGTCAGAACACTGGCCCGACGCACCCAAAGAGTACTGGGCCGGAGCCCCTTGGGATTCGTTCAAGATTTGCGCGTCGAGCAAGCCATCCATCGGCTGCGTACGACCGACGCGAGCGTTGACGACATCGCTCGGGAGGTCGGTTACCTGGACGGCGTGACGTTGCGCAACCTGCTACGGAAGAAGACAGGGCGGGGGGTGCGCGAGTTGCGGCGGCTCTGGCCCGATTGA
- a CDS encoding YaeQ family protein, translating to MALTATIYRWDVTLSDVERGVYEQLELRLARHPSESMRYLWLRTLAYCLAYEEGIGFSKGGLSDTSEPPVAITDLTGRRLAWIDVGAPSAERLHKASKSCDRVELYTDDSLTHLKRQLEKQEIFREELIKVWEFPTDFVGWLEQHDGRALSFELVRNDGRLYVTLSGEVREAELCCKQLRE from the coding sequence GTGGCCCTCACCGCAACCATCTATCGCTGGGACGTGACGCTCTCCGATGTCGAGCGCGGCGTGTACGAGCAGCTCGAGTTGCGCCTCGCGCGTCACCCTTCGGAGTCGATGCGCTACCTGTGGCTACGGACCCTCGCGTACTGCCTGGCGTACGAGGAGGGCATTGGCTTCTCCAAGGGAGGACTGTCGGACACTTCCGAGCCTCCGGTGGCGATTACGGATCTCACGGGTCGCCGCTTGGCCTGGATCGACGTGGGTGCGCCTTCGGCCGAGCGTCTACACAAGGCGTCCAAGTCCTGTGACCGCGTCGAGCTATACACGGACGACTCGCTGACTCACCTCAAGCGACAGCTCGAGAAGCAAGAAATTTTCCGTGAGGAATTAATCAAGGTCTGGGAGTTCCCCACCGATTTCGTGGGGTGGCTCGAACAGCACGACGGGCGCGCACTGAGCTTCGAGCTGGTGCGCAACGACGGGCGCCTATATGTGACGCTGTCGGGTGAGGTGCGCGAGGCGGAGCTGTGCTGCAAGCAGTTGCGTGAGTAG